In one Sporomusa sphaeroides DSM 2875 genomic region, the following are encoded:
- a CDS encoding Lrp/AsnC family transcriptional regulator has protein sequence MRELLELLEKDCAQPVEQLAAILNRSKEEVASQIKQLEEEKIIVKYHPIINWEKAGVDKVTAMIEVKITPQREVGFNAIAERIYRFPEVTSLYLMSGGYDLSVMVEGKSLKEVAKFVATKLSTIDGVLSTATHFMLKPYKYAGVIIDDREEDHRLVVSP, from the coding sequence GTGAGAGAATTATTGGAGCTTTTAGAAAAAGACTGTGCCCAGCCGGTGGAACAATTAGCAGCCATCCTCAACCGTTCAAAAGAAGAGGTAGCTTCACAAATTAAACAGCTGGAAGAAGAAAAAATCATTGTCAAGTACCATCCCATCATCAATTGGGAAAAAGCCGGTGTCGACAAAGTAACCGCCATGATTGAGGTTAAAATCACTCCCCAGCGGGAAGTGGGCTTTAACGCCATTGCCGAGCGCATCTACCGGTTTCCCGAGGTTACCAGCCTGTATCTCATGTCCGGCGGCTATGACCTCAGTGTAATGGTAGAAGGAAAATCACTGAAAGAAGTCGCCAAGTTTGTAGCCACCAAATTATCCACCATTGACGGTGTTCTCAGCACCGCCACCCACTTTATGCTCAAACCTTACAAATATGCCGGTGTTATTATTGATGACCGTGAAGAAGACCATCGATTGGTGGTGTCACCATGA
- a CDS encoding P1 family peptidase, with protein sequence MVKLTDIPGIKIGHAHDLAAPTGCTVILCPEGATGGVDVRGGAPGTRETDLLNPVNYVDKVHAVLLAGGSAFGLDAAAGVMQYLEEQGIGFDVGVTKVPIVAGAVLFDLTCGSYLVRPDKAMGYAACLAAGTQALSEGSVGAGAGATVGKVFGLEHAMKGGIGAACLTAGELMVGAIVAVNCLGDVVNPADGSIVAGAFQQEPFAFLRCEDGMLANAEQTGSRFAGNTTIGAVVTNAVLTKAQATKVASMAHNGYARTIRPAHTLFDGDTIFAIGTGQVAADMNAIGVLAARAVEQAVLRAVTQATALAGFRCYQDISRE encoded by the coding sequence ATGGTAAAGCTAACCGATATTCCTGGCATCAAAATCGGGCATGCCCATGACCTGGCAGCCCCTACCGGCTGCACGGTCATCCTTTGCCCTGAGGGCGCAACCGGCGGGGTGGATGTGCGTGGCGGCGCACCCGGTACCCGTGAGACCGACCTCTTAAACCCGGTAAATTATGTGGATAAGGTGCATGCGGTATTGCTGGCAGGCGGCAGTGCCTTCGGCCTGGATGCGGCGGCCGGAGTTATGCAGTATCTGGAAGAACAAGGTATTGGTTTTGATGTCGGTGTAACCAAAGTGCCGATTGTCGCCGGTGCGGTGTTGTTTGATCTAACCTGCGGCAGCTATCTGGTCCGCCCGGACAAGGCGATGGGGTATGCGGCCTGTCTGGCTGCCGGCACTCAGGCTTTGAGTGAAGGCTCGGTGGGAGCCGGGGCGGGAGCCACTGTTGGCAAGGTGTTTGGCCTGGAGCATGCGATGAAGGGCGGGATCGGTGCCGCCTGTCTGACTGCCGGTGAGCTGATGGTGGGGGCGATTGTCGCCGTTAACTGTCTGGGCGATGTGGTTAATCCGGCTGACGGCAGTATCGTGGCCGGAGCGTTTCAACAAGAACCGTTTGCCTTTTTGCGCTGCGAGGACGGCATGTTGGCCAACGCGGAGCAAACAGGCAGCCGTTTTGCCGGCAATACCACCATTGGTGCGGTTGTCACCAATGCCGTCCTGACCAAGGCGCAAGCGACCAAGGTGGCGTCAATGGCGCACAATGGCTATGCCAGAACCATTCGTCCGGCCCACACCCTGTTTGACGGTGATACGATATTTGCCATCGGCACCGGGCAGGTGGCTGCCGATATGAATGCCATCGGCGTACTGGCGGCAAGAGCGGTGGAACAGGCTGTGCTGCGCGCGGTGACTCAGGCGACGGCACTGGCCGGGTTTAGGTGTTATCAGGATATCAGCCGTGAGTAA
- a CDS encoding MFS transporter, whose product MQERLQGYSYYKWLIFGVVGTGTFMSTLTASIVNVALPPITTALHSNIATAQWVVTAYLLVITSLLPLMGRLGDVLGRSKLFGYGFAGFTAASLLCGTASSIGMLTAFRVLQAIGASVLMANAMAIVTSFFPPNERGKVLGMIGTIVALGSLCGPGLGGLLVEAFDWHAIFFVNIPVGVLGYAGARLILPVDRERRQETIDYLGAALFAAGMASLLLALNNGTEWGWLSLMTLGCILFSLVLFVLFIRYEKRVAQPMLELSIFKNRDFSTGNLAGLLSFMAMFSSSLLVPYFLHDIMAFSPGKIGLIMSAFPLVMAVVAPLSGMLSDKVGPVALTTSGLGVLAAGLVITANLQAGSGLWLILASQALMGLGNGLFQSPNNNSVMSAVEPRQLGVAGGINALARNFGMVCGTALAVAILEHQRMVSLSGLSQPTPAQQAAAFMDGYQAALFVGAGLAVAGMLISCKRAGKTVSGQ is encoded by the coding sequence GTGCAAGAAAGGCTGCAAGGTTATAGCTATTATAAATGGCTGATTTTTGGTGTTGTTGGCACCGGAACGTTCATGTCCACCCTGACTGCATCGATTGTTAATGTGGCTTTGCCGCCCATTACCACCGCGTTACATAGCAATATTGCCACAGCCCAGTGGGTGGTAACTGCGTATTTGCTGGTGATTACCAGCCTCTTGCCGCTGATGGGACGGCTGGGTGATGTACTGGGGCGCAGTAAACTGTTTGGCTATGGTTTTGCCGGCTTTACGGCAGCCTCATTATTATGCGGGACAGCCAGTTCCATTGGGATGCTGACCGCCTTTCGCGTGCTGCAGGCCATTGGTGCCTCTGTGTTAATGGCTAATGCCATGGCCATTGTCACCAGTTTTTTTCCGCCCAACGAACGGGGAAAGGTGCTGGGAATGATTGGCACTATCGTGGCGTTGGGCAGCCTGTGCGGACCGGGCTTAGGCGGCCTGCTGGTGGAAGCTTTTGACTGGCATGCTATATTCTTTGTCAATATTCCCGTAGGTGTGCTCGGTTATGCCGGAGCACGGCTGATTTTGCCTGTTGACCGGGAGCGGCGGCAGGAGACGATCGATTATTTAGGTGCCGCCCTGTTTGCGGCAGGCATGGCCAGCTTGCTGCTGGCCCTGAATAATGGCACCGAGTGGGGTTGGCTTTCGCTGATGACACTTGGCTGTATCCTGTTTTCCCTGGTCCTGTTTGTGCTGTTTATCCGGTATGAAAAGCGTGTAGCGCAGCCAATGCTGGAATTATCGATATTTAAGAACCGGGATTTTTCCACAGGCAATTTGGCAGGACTGCTCTCCTTCATGGCCATGTTCAGCAGCAGTTTGCTGGTACCGTATTTTCTGCATGATATAATGGCTTTTTCGCCGGGCAAGATTGGCCTTATTATGTCGGCCTTTCCTTTGGTTATGGCGGTGGTTGCCCCGCTCAGCGGCATGTTGTCGGACAAGGTCGGCCCGGTGGCGTTAACCACCTCAGGTCTGGGAGTGCTGGCAGCGGGGTTGGTGATTACGGCAAATCTGCAGGCTGGTTCGGGTTTGTGGTTGATTTTAGCTTCCCAGGCACTTATGGGTTTGGGTAACGGTTTGTTTCAGTCTCCTAATAATAATAGTGTGATGAGTGCTGTCGAGCCCCGGCAGTTGGGGGTGGCCGGCGGCATCAATGCCCTGGCGCGCAATTTTGGCATGGTCTGTGGCACCGCTTTGGCGGTAGCTATTTTGGAGCACCAGCGTATGGTCAGCCTGAGCGGGCTTAGCCAGCCAACACCGGCGCAGCAGGCGGCCGCTTTTATGGACGGGTATCAGGCGGCGCTGTTTGTCGGTGCCGGCCTGGCTGTCGCCGGGATGCTGATTTCCTGTAAGCGGGCCGGCAAGACGGTGTCAGGGCAGTAG
- a CDS encoding uracil-xanthine permease family protein produces METVKFKYLLDDHLPPAETAVYGLQWFLVTVPCIIILGAIAGGIADGDSAAGQLRYLQKLFFLTGLIMLVQVLRGHRLPLIVGPAAVLLSGIVATQATTGGAAYFSMALCGLVLAGLSWFKLLHRLSRLFTVRIVGIVLLLIAFTLLPTILNLITAGSDNPFTQLAFAMIMILLLLLGQRLLPDILKSTLVAWALLVGSLAYYTLVAGAWPQTAPTPAAAGGWQLAVAGFQFDSVVFISFLFCFLALTANDLGSIQSIAGLLGVTDAAKRSNDGLFVTGLGNALAGLLGVIGPVNYSLSSGIMLATGCASRFPLAVAAGALIIVAFIPAIISVFSYVPPVVIGSLLCFIMCSQVAAGMLVLGKDLETSGFETGMIVGLSLMLGTLAAFLPAQVTTAIPAVVRPLVTNGFVVGITAALLLEHVIYAQTGSKAKQRR; encoded by the coding sequence TTGGAAACTGTAAAATTTAAGTATCTGCTGGATGACCATCTGCCACCTGCCGAAACGGCTGTGTATGGCTTGCAGTGGTTTTTGGTCACGGTTCCCTGCATTATTATCCTTGGGGCCATTGCAGGCGGCATTGCTGACGGTGATTCCGCTGCCGGGCAGCTACGGTATCTGCAAAAACTATTTTTTCTCACAGGCCTGATTATGCTGGTGCAAGTGCTGCGAGGACACCGGCTGCCGCTGATTGTGGGTCCGGCTGCCGTGCTGTTGAGCGGCATTGTGGCAACCCAGGCCACCACCGGTGGAGCGGCTTATTTCTCTATGGCGTTATGTGGCTTGGTATTGGCCGGCTTGAGCTGGTTTAAGCTGCTGCATCGCCTAAGCCGGTTGTTTACGGTGCGGATTGTCGGGATTGTGTTGCTGCTGATTGCTTTTACCCTGCTGCCGACAATTCTTAATCTAATTACGGCAGGGTCGGATAACCCATTTACCCAGCTGGCCTTTGCCATGATTATGATTCTGCTGCTGTTGTTAGGTCAGCGACTATTGCCTGATATCTTAAAATCGACTTTGGTAGCCTGGGCGCTGCTGGTTGGCAGCCTGGCGTATTACACCCTGGTTGCCGGTGCCTGGCCGCAGACAGCGCCGACGCCGGCAGCGGCCGGTGGCTGGCAGTTGGCTGTTGCCGGTTTTCAATTTGACTCTGTGGTTTTTATCTCTTTTCTCTTTTGTTTTTTGGCACTGACAGCCAATGACCTGGGCTCAATTCAAAGTATTGCCGGCTTACTGGGGGTTACTGATGCTGCCAAACGCAGTAATGACGGCTTGTTTGTGACCGGGCTGGGAAATGCGCTTGCCGGCTTACTGGGAGTTATTGGTCCGGTTAACTATTCGCTCAGCAGCGGCATTATGCTTGCTACCGGCTGCGCTTCCCGTTTCCCTCTGGCGGTGGCTGCGGGCGCGCTCATTATTGTCGCTTTTATACCGGCCATTATCAGTGTTTTCTCTTATGTGCCGCCGGTTGTAATCGGCAGTCTCTTATGTTTCATTATGTGTTCGCAGGTTGCGGCAGGGATGCTGGTATTGGGCAAAGATTTGGAGACGTCAGGGTTTGAGACCGGTATGATTGTAGGCTTGTCGCTGATGCTTGGCACCCTGGCGGCTTTTTTGCCCGCCCAGGTGACCACCGCTATTCCCGCAGTTGTCAGGCCGCTGGTCACCAACGGCTTTGTTGTCGGCATTACGGCGGCTCTTTTACTGGAACATGTGATATACGCCCAGACGGGTAGTAAAGCAAAGCAAAGGCGGTAA
- a CDS encoding aminotransferase class I/II-fold pyridoxal phosphate-dependent enzyme, which yields MSWAERISPTVKAIPPSGIRRFFDIAAEMKGVVSLGVGEPDFVTPWHIRESCVHGLHKGYTAYTSNYGLLELREEITRTIYDTYKVSYDPRKEALVTVGVSEALDLAIRAILSPGDEVLIPEPCYVSYKACVLLAGGTPVPVPTSMEHEFRVTVEQLEKLVSPRTKALLIGYPNNPTGAIMPKQELSAIAQFAKKHDLIVISDEIYADLTYEGTHTCFAGLPDMRDRTILLNGFSKAYAMTGWRIGYALSNPDFIAAMNKIHQYTMLCAPITAQLAAVEALRNGKINMEKMVAEYNCRRQLMVDGLRSLGLSCFEPKGAFYIFPSIKETGLGSLQFAEELLKAEKVAVVPGDAFGESGEGFVRCSYASSISNLTTALERIGRFVKQRL from the coding sequence ATGAGCTGGGCTGAACGAATCTCGCCTACCGTTAAAGCCATCCCGCCCTCAGGCATCAGACGGTTCTTTGACATTGCCGCCGAAATGAAAGGCGTCGTTTCCCTGGGTGTCGGCGAGCCTGACTTTGTCACTCCCTGGCATATCAGAGAAAGCTGCGTCCACGGCCTGCACAAGGGATATACCGCTTACACCTCCAACTATGGCCTGTTGGAGCTTAGAGAAGAAATTACCCGCACTATATATGATACCTATAAGGTTAGCTATGACCCCCGCAAAGAAGCGCTGGTTACTGTCGGCGTCAGCGAAGCGCTTGATTTAGCCATTCGGGCCATCCTCAGCCCGGGGGATGAAGTCCTCATTCCTGAACCCTGCTATGTTTCCTACAAGGCTTGTGTCCTGCTGGCCGGCGGCACCCCTGTGCCTGTACCGACAAGCATGGAGCATGAATTCCGCGTTACCGTAGAGCAGCTGGAAAAGCTGGTTTCCCCCCGCACCAAAGCCCTCCTGATCGGTTATCCCAACAACCCGACAGGAGCCATTATGCCCAAACAGGAACTGAGTGCCATTGCCCAATTTGCCAAAAAGCATGACCTAATTGTCATCTCAGACGAAATCTATGCCGACCTGACCTATGAGGGCACCCATACCTGTTTTGCCGGTTTGCCTGATATGCGTGACCGCACAATTCTGTTAAACGGCTTTTCCAAAGCCTATGCCATGACCGGCTGGCGCATCGGTTATGCGCTGTCCAATCCTGATTTTATTGCCGCCATGAACAAAATCCACCAGTATACCATGCTCTGCGCCCCCATCACCGCCCAGCTTGCCGCCGTCGAAGCTCTCCGGAACGGCAAAATCAATATGGAAAAAATGGTGGCCGAGTATAACTGCCGCCGTCAACTGATGGTCGACGGTCTGCGCAGCCTGGGGTTAAGCTGCTTTGAGCCCAAAGGCGCCTTCTATATCTTTCCTTCCATCAAAGAAACCGGCTTAGGCTCACTGCAATTTGCCGAAGAGCTCCTAAAAGCGGAAAAAGTCGCCGTAGTCCCCGGTGATGCCTTTGGTGAAAGCGGTGAAGGCTTTGTCCGCTGCTCCTATGCTTCCTCCATCAGCAACCTGACCACAGCCTTGGAACGAATCGGCCGGTTTGTGAAGCAGCGGCTGTAA
- a CDS encoding [Fe-Fe] hydrogenase large subunit C-terminal domain-containing protein yields the protein MSKDILLTREELCAGCNKCIAKCPTKANIAYELNGENKVRVDQERCIHCGECLDVCDHKARDFTDDTERFFAELKQGTSISVIAAPAVRFNFGNYKRLFGYLKSLGVKVIYDVSFGADITTWAYLKAIREQQLRSVIAQPCPAIVNYVQKFRPELINSLAPIHSPMMCTAVYLKQYKNVQDKLAFLSPCIGKIDEIHEKNTNGLVHYNVTYAKLEQYLEKNGINLANYQEADFEDAGCGLGLTFSRPGGLRENVEFHVKDAWIRQIEGPGHVYHYLDEYARRNRQGKPVPLLVDVLNCLCGCNIGTGTNKAIAIDDIDYKMNELKQAKIKEQSKHKLFKKAYALFEQFDKELRLTDFVRRYENKSVATAAANAQALEPVFAKLHKPDEASRSVNCYACGFGNCRDFAAAVEQGINHVENCIDFNRKEVEIEKKLLAKSTEEVQDMLVKTKTLAEERERSGQELRERVKDILDAINEVSLGSSENAKSIENISGEVHYIFKTATELRDSVYEVETKLTEFTQASDEIVGIAGQTNLLSLNARIEAARAGEQGKGFAVVANEVGVLADRTKTVVTSTKSSEGDIRQQVAKIISISDDLEQKMETVNNEITNISATVQQVTAKCQEIAATTAMLR from the coding sequence TTGAGTAAAGACATTTTATTAACCAGGGAAGAACTGTGTGCCGGCTGCAACAAGTGTATAGCCAAATGTCCGACAAAAGCCAATATCGCTTATGAACTTAATGGGGAAAACAAGGTCAGGGTGGATCAGGAACGCTGTATTCACTGTGGGGAATGCCTGGATGTGTGTGATCATAAGGCCAGGGATTTTACCGACGATACGGAGCGCTTTTTTGCCGAGCTCAAGCAAGGGACAAGCATCTCGGTCATTGCCGCACCGGCTGTGCGTTTTAATTTTGGCAATTATAAACGCTTGTTTGGGTATCTTAAATCCTTGGGGGTCAAGGTGATTTATGATGTATCCTTTGGCGCCGACATTACCACCTGGGCCTATCTGAAAGCCATCAGAGAACAACAGCTGCGTTCGGTGATTGCCCAGCCCTGTCCGGCAATTGTCAACTATGTCCAGAAATTCCGGCCTGAACTTATAAACAGTCTGGCGCCCATTCACAGTCCCATGATGTGTACGGCTGTTTACTTGAAACAATATAAGAATGTCCAAGACAAGCTGGCATTTTTATCACCCTGTATCGGTAAAATTGATGAGATTCATGAAAAAAACACCAACGGCTTAGTGCATTATAATGTAACTTATGCCAAACTGGAGCAGTATCTGGAGAAAAACGGAATTAACCTGGCTAATTATCAGGAAGCCGACTTTGAAGACGCAGGCTGTGGTTTGGGCTTGACCTTCAGCCGGCCGGGCGGTCTCAGGGAAAATGTTGAATTCCATGTCAAGGATGCCTGGATACGGCAAATTGAAGGGCCGGGGCATGTGTATCATTATTTGGATGAATATGCCCGGCGCAACCGGCAGGGTAAGCCTGTCCCGCTGCTTGTCGATGTGCTTAACTGCCTGTGCGGCTGTAATATTGGCACAGGCACCAATAAGGCTATTGCTATTGATGATATCGACTATAAAATGAATGAGCTTAAACAAGCCAAGATAAAAGAGCAGAGCAAACATAAGCTGTTTAAGAAAGCCTACGCTTTATTTGAGCAGTTTGACAAAGAGCTGCGGCTAACGGATTTTGTCCGCCGGTATGAGAATAAGTCGGTTGCCACGGCTGCGGCAAATGCGCAGGCGCTGGAGCCTGTTTTTGCCAAACTGCATAAACCGGACGAGGCCTCACGCAGTGTCAACTGCTATGCCTGCGGCTTTGGCAATTGCCGTGATTTTGCCGCCGCTGTGGAGCAAGGCATCAATCATGTGGAAAACTGTATTGACTTTAACCGCAAAGAAGTGGAAATCGAGAAAAAACTGCTGGCGAAGAGCACCGAGGAAGTTCAGGACATGCTGGTTAAGACCAAGACCCTGGCGGAAGAGCGTGAACGTTCCGGTCAGGAACTCCGTGAGCGGGTAAAGGATATCCTTGACGCCATCAATGAAGTTTCGCTGGGCAGCAGTGAAAATGCCAAGAGTATTGAGAACATCAGCGGGGAAGTGCATTATATCTTCAAAACAGCCACCGAGCTGAGAGACAGTGTCTATGAAGTGGAAACCAAACTGACTGAATTCACTCAAGCATCAGACGAAATTGTGGGTATCGCCGGTCAGACTAATCTTTTGTCGCTGAATGCCAGAATTGAAGCGGCGCGGGCTGGTGAGCAGGGCAAAGGCTTTGCCGTTGTGGCTAACGAGGTTGGCGTACTGGCGGACAGAACCAAAACGGTGGTTACCTCGACTAAAAGCAGTGAAGGCGATATCAGGCAGCAGGTGGCTAAAATCATCAGTATTTCCGATGATTTGGAACAGAAGATGGAAACCGTCAATAATGAAATTACCAATATCTCAGCAACTGTGCAGCAGGTAACTGCCAAATGCCAGGAGATTGCCGCAACAACGGCAATGCTGAGATAA
- a CDS encoding HelD family protein encodes MSNHPDFLHEQQHLSETIKNMQQIIKDLENDMDNRVHQINKSLSTKDEVSAYVHSLMKSDHARKAADIAQALDCPYFGRVDFREDGAGTFDQYYIGRTKVAKLDIESVRDILVFDWRDPVSTIFYEAQDGRASYEVLGRYTYTGDVSLKRQYKIEDRQLISMSEDNILSKIMSRQQESLIADPFLLERLLQGAGDRLKDIVTSIRSEQNQIIREPLNQVTIIQGVAGSGKTTIGLHRLSYLLYNEKLNPAKLVIVAPNKIFLDYISDLLPEIDAQDVNQTTFPDMAAAIMQLAPVISHTAPNSKELAAAARWKGTPEFIKVMNIFLEKRLEKFCLKLKALSLFDNQLTITREQQLEKVLEGASVPYNERLQSLQKYIRFRLKNFVEVYEARYKRGEAHADEKTAARYAAESEAFDKKHFTKWPFLELLPAYAELMQDKAAWRKVKPPGVNVDILTAHTLANLESGQVDRDDLAPLCYLKYLLDGFNHVERFDHIAIDEGQDINLLEYLILLRLSRNTSFTIMGDMSQAIHTDRGLTSWQSLLKEVFAEAKCRYYEVNFSYRSAKEIVDLFNKVMPADRSKAIPVYEIGRQPVIEEAPTALTALQRTIQTIEEFQSLGCKSIGILTKAEADSHKLYEGLQAAAAQLANLHLITSSELSYHGGITVAPILLAKGLEFDGVIIWNASDRKFTADYQDAKLLYVAMSRAMYYLHIFHQGRLTPLLKG; translated from the coding sequence ATGAGCAATCATCCTGATTTTCTCCATGAACAACAGCATTTATCCGAAACCATCAAAAACATGCAGCAGATTATTAAAGATCTGGAAAACGATATGGACAACCGGGTGCACCAAATTAACAAGTCACTGTCCACCAAAGATGAAGTCAGCGCCTATGTCCACTCCCTCATGAAGAGCGACCATGCACGTAAAGCTGCCGATATCGCCCAGGCACTGGACTGTCCCTATTTTGGCCGGGTGGATTTCCGGGAAGACGGGGCCGGGACTTTTGATCAGTATTACATCGGCCGGACAAAAGTGGCTAAACTGGATATTGAAAGTGTCCGGGATATCCTGGTGTTCGACTGGCGCGATCCGGTATCCACTATTTTCTACGAAGCCCAGGACGGACGCGCCAGCTATGAAGTGCTGGGCCGCTACACCTACACCGGTGATGTCAGCCTCAAACGCCAGTATAAGATTGAAGACCGGCAGCTTATCTCCATGTCGGAGGACAACATTCTAAGCAAAATCATGTCCCGGCAGCAAGAATCGCTGATTGCCGACCCGTTTCTGCTTGAACGGCTATTGCAGGGTGCCGGCGACCGCCTGAAAGATATTGTTACCTCCATCCGGTCAGAACAAAACCAGATTATCCGCGAACCGCTAAATCAAGTCACCATCATTCAGGGGGTAGCTGGCTCAGGCAAAACCACCATCGGCCTGCACCGTTTGTCCTACCTGTTGTACAATGAAAAGCTCAACCCGGCAAAACTGGTCATTGTGGCTCCCAATAAAATCTTTTTAGACTATATTTCCGACCTGCTGCCTGAAATTGATGCCCAGGATGTCAACCAGACAACGTTTCCCGACATGGCGGCCGCCATTATGCAGCTTGCTCCGGTTATCAGCCACACAGCGCCTAACAGCAAAGAGCTTGCCGCCGCAGCCAGGTGGAAAGGCACACCGGAATTTATCAAGGTAATGAACATATTTTTGGAAAAACGGTTAGAAAAATTTTGCCTAAAACTGAAAGCGCTGAGCCTGTTTGACAATCAGCTCACCATTACCAGGGAACAGCAGCTGGAAAAAGTTCTGGAAGGCGCTTCTGTTCCCTATAACGAGCGGCTGCAATCCCTGCAAAAATATATTCGCTTCCGGCTAAAAAACTTTGTGGAAGTCTATGAAGCACGCTATAAACGGGGCGAAGCACACGCCGACGAAAAAACGGCAGCCCGTTATGCTGCCGAAAGTGAAGCATTTGATAAAAAGCATTTTACCAAATGGCCGTTTCTGGAATTATTACCGGCTTATGCCGAACTTATGCAGGACAAAGCCGCCTGGCGCAAGGTAAAACCGCCTGGCGTTAACGTCGATATACTGACAGCCCACACCCTGGCAAACCTTGAGTCCGGCCAGGTCGACCGCGACGATCTGGCACCGCTATGTTATCTCAAATACCTGCTGGACGGCTTCAACCATGTGGAACGGTTTGACCATATTGCCATTGACGAAGGCCAGGACATCAACCTGTTGGAGTACCTCATCCTCTTACGCCTTTCCCGCAATACCTCCTTTACCATCATGGGCGACATGTCCCAGGCCATCCATACCGACCGGGGACTTACCAGTTGGCAGTCACTTTTAAAAGAGGTATTTGCCGAAGCCAAATGCCGCTACTATGAAGTCAATTTCAGCTATCGTTCAGCCAAAGAAATTGTCGATTTGTTCAACAAGGTCATGCCTGCCGACCGCTCTAAGGCCATTCCGGTCTATGAGATCGGCCGGCAGCCGGTTATTGAAGAGGCCCCCACCGCCCTGACCGCCCTGCAGCGAACCATCCAGACCATTGAAGAATTTCAAAGCCTGGGCTGTAAATCTATCGGCATCCTGACCAAAGCAGAAGCCGACAGCCACAAACTCTACGAGGGGCTGCAAGCCGCCGCTGCCCAGCTTGCCAATCTCCATCTGATTACCAGCAGCGAGTTGAGCTACCATGGCGGCATCACCGTCGCCCCCATACTGCTGGCTAAGGGACTGGAGTTTGACGGTGTTATTATCTGGAATGCTTCTGACAGGAAATTCACCGCCGATTACCAGGATGCCAAGCTGCTCTATGTCGCCATGTCCCGGGCCATGTATTACCTGCATATCTTCCATCAGGGCAGGCTTACTCCCTTGCTGAAAGGCTAA